From the genome of Brassica oleracea var. oleracea cultivar TO1000 chromosome C4, BOL, whole genome shotgun sequence:
TTTTTATATAAATATTTTGTTTTCAATTCTAAATTGGTATTTATTATAATATATATGTGTCTATAAATTTTTAAAACATAATAAGTTTACTGTATATTTTTTCATTGAATAGATTGTTTCAAACTTTCACATGTATTTGTATCTTCTTCTATATATATATTTTCGGTTATTATTTCATTATTACAATCATAACTATATATATAAAGATTAATAAAATATTGTTTTATTGTCATATTCAAAGATATTGTAACATTTCACAAATTTAGAAAGTTTTAAAAAAATTAAACTTTTCGCTTCATAGATTTATATTATCGAGTAAATAATTAAATATTTAGTTTTTGTTTAATTTTTAAAATAAACTATATAGTTTAAAATTTGTTTTCATTGGTTTAAGGTAGTAAAGATTAATCATTGTTAGATAATATGATTTTTGTTATTTTTTAAAAAATCTTTATAATTTTAAAAGTTAACATATGACAAATATTTAAATATTTAACATATGGAGGTATAGTATTACAACATTAAATTATATCTATTTAATTTATATTATCTATAAGTCCAATGGATCATCTATTGTTTAAATCTAATTATTAATAGCCCAATAAACATTTCTTGTAGGTCCAAAATTAAAATGATAAGATTAGATATTAAATGTAACATGATTTTCTAGGAATAGGTCTATTAGGTCCAATTTTTAAAAAATCACACATGAATCAAGGTTGTGACTTCTATTTTAATATATAAGATATAAAGCTTGAAATAAGATAGTGTCAACTACAAAATATTTTTTAGTTTTTTTTTTTAAAAAAAAAATATTTTTTAGTTAAATAATGAAGTTACTTCAAGGAGTAGTTTTGGTTACGTAGTGAAGGTAGCTTAGATGGAGAAGGAAGCTCTAATTTAAATGATCTGGTTGAAGACTAAATCATCTATTAATCATAATTTAATTTCTTATATTAATTTGATTAAGCGATGCCACCAAACGCGTCGCACACAAATATGCATTACTATATGTCAAATTAGGCTATATCACGAGTATAGTGATATTCGTTCGAATTAAAAAAATTAAGTGATGGTAGGATTGTGTAATCAAGCTCTAGCTATATTAGAGCATGTGTCGTGTTCTTGTACCAGTCGATTTTTTTTCTCTGTCTATACATTTATTTATTTTTAAAATACATATCTAGATTTTATGAAATGTTGGTTGATTTAAAAAGGAGAAAAAAAAAACGAAGAAAAATCAAATTTCTCATATGAAATTGGTTGATTGAATTCAATCATTTTTAGACGGTTTATTTTATTTAATCAAAAATTTAATGGGGAATTAGTTCATTGGTTAGAGAAGAATATAGTGTGAAAACGTTACCTCTTCAAGCATGGATAGTAGCTTGACTTTTCTTCTTTGATGCTCAATACGATCAGCCGGAGACAGCGGAGGATTATCATTGGCTGCTCCCGCCGACGAAGATGACCCTCCACCTCCACCACCACCACCGCCGCCGCAACCGCTAGTATTAGGGTTTGAGTTGTTTCTACTAAGTTTGTTCTTTTTGAAATTATGTCCTCTTCCAACACTACAAAACTCTTCCAACAACTCTTGTGCTGGTTTCGTGTACTTAGAGTTCCTCAACGTATAGATCCCTCCTATGGAGGAAGAAGCAGCCATGGGAGACGATGAAGATGACCCGAAATGTCCCATAACTTGATGTTGGTGAGAAGAAGAGTTATCAAGAAGAAGAGTCTTGAGTTGATTGAATTGGTGATGATGAACCGAAGCGTTAGAAGAAGAAGAAGTTCCATCAACGGCTGCACAATAAATGCTTCTGTACTCTTCTGCTTTAGCTGCTGCTGCTGCTGCTTCTAATGACGATGAGAGAGACAGAGATAAACCTTTTCCACCTTCCACGTGTACGGTCCCGATCATATCTCCTTGACTCTGATGATGATCGGAGGAAGATGGCCATGTGAATTGTTGCTCGTTAGGATAACCATAACCTTGATGATGATGATGATTTGGTAGTAACATATGTAGAGTTGAGTTGTTGTTGTTGTGACGGTTTTGTTGCTCTAGCAACTGTTTAGTTGAATGATCAGGAATCTCACCGGAGCCACCGTTGCCACCGCCGGGGTAACTAAACATTTCAGATAACATTCCGGCTGTTTCGTAAACCGGAATTTGAGCTCCGGAGACAGCAGATTCCTCAACTTCTTCTTGATGAGAAGATGATGGTCGGTGGAATCCACTGGAGAAGGAAAAGATTCCTTGGTGATGATGATAATCTTGGGACATAGAATCTAAACTGTTGTCAAGAGTCTTCTTGTGATGATGATGAGGAACAGTTGTAGTAGCTAGACCCATGCCAGTTCTTGATTCTTGATATACATAGTTATATATCTTTCCTGTAAGGATTCAGACACATAAAACACACAGAGAATCAACTAGAAAGAGAAAGAGAGAGAAAGAGAGGAGTCAACTAGGTATCATACAAATTTTCTTTCTTATACATCTCTTTCTTGTATCTCTTTTAAGGTTTACACTTTCAGCTTCGGTCATCATCTACATATATATAAATAGTAGAGAGAGATAGAGAGAGCAAAATAAGAATACCTTGAGTTGCAGAGAATTAAAGAAAGAGAAGATTGAGAGCTTTAGCTATCGTTTTCTATCTTCTCTCTCTCCTTCTAGCTTTCTTTTTCTTGAGCTCTTTATTTTTTTTTCTATTGTAGTGAGAGTTTATTCAGCAAATTTCTGGAAACCATTTCAAAGATTAAAGAAAGCTTATAATAATCTCTCCCCCAAAGAGAAAGGAAGAGAGAAGAAGAGGTCGCTGTTCTTTCTTCATCGACTCCCTTTATAACCCACCAATCTTATTTATTTATATTTTTATTGTTTTTCTTTTATAAACTAAACTATTCTTGATTTTCGTTTTCATATTTATTTTTAAAAATCAAGTGGTCTTATAACTTCTTTTTTTTTAATATAAAAATCCACATAAGGTTTATTTTCCATCTCAATAACGATGAAGAAAAAAGACAAAACTTATATACGTAAAATTACGAGACTGTCCCTGTCAATTTTTTTCTTTTTTCTTTTGTCATCTATATTTATTTGTAAATTAAAAAAAAGTATTTTAACTTTTTTTTATCACGGGAATGTCGGCTGCGATCAATATTTTAAAGGAGTTAATTTGGAAAACTAATATTTAAAAGGAATACTATAAGGAATACAAAGGTAAGATGAGTCCACAGTCATATCTCGATGCCCAAACCACCACCATTACGCCTCGGACGGATCGGATATCCAAGCAATTTTAATGTATCCGGATCCGGATTTTTATCCGACGAATCCATAATTTTACTATCCTTATCCGGATCCGGGGTTCTCGGATATCCGGATGTCGGGTATCCTTCTAAAAATTGTAGTATCCGGCTGATATCCGGATCGAGATTTGGATCCTTAAAATAATAAAAAAATATTAATATATAAAAAA
Proteins encoded in this window:
- the LOC106342235 gene encoding BEL1-like homeodomain protein 4 is translated as MGLATTTVPHHHHKKTLDNSLDSMSQDYHHHQGIFSFSSGFHRPSSSHQEEVEESAVSGAQIPVYETAGMLSEMFSYPGGGNGGSGEIPDHSTKQLLEQQNRHNNNNSTLHMLLPNHHHHQGYGYPNEQQFTWPSSSDHHQSQGDMIGTVHVEGGKGLSLSLSSSLEAAAAAAKAEEYRSIYCAAVDGTSSSSNASVHHHQFNQLKTLLLDNSSSHQHQVMGHFGSSSSSPMAASSSIGGIYTLRNSKYTKPAQELLEEFCSVGRGHNFKKNKLSRNNSNPNTSGCGGGGGGGGGGSSSSAGAANDNPPLSPADRIEHQRRKVKLLSMLEEVDRRYNHYCEQMQMVVNSFDQVMGYGAAVPYTTLAQKAMSRHFRCLKDAVAVQLKRSCELLGDKESAGAASSGLTKGETPRLRLLEQSLRQQRAFHHMGMMEQEAWRPQRGLPERSVNILRAWLFEHFLNPYPSDADKHLLARQTGLSRNQVSNWFINARVRLWKPMVEEMYQQEAKEREEEELGENKKEDYQHQRRHQQTNNKDTKPNESNFTLVQTITAQTPTTTMMTSTPHENDPSFLPPSTSVATAPSLGVSGAFTVSTCQQDVSDFHVEDGVIRFGTKQAGDVSLTLGLRHTGNMPDNNKNPSFSVRDFGDF